From the Flavobacterium galactosidilyticum genome, one window contains:
- a CDS encoding protein-disulfide reductase DsbD family protein, translating into MKKIMLLLALFISAVSFSQIHNPVKWSTSVVAVSETKYDLVVQATIEGGWHLYSQSVPEDGPIPTAFTFPKNSAYELVGKVSEGTGKTVNDPVFNMKIKFFENKATFKQRINVVSKKAFKITGEVEFMVCNDANCLPPTYVDLNFQIPETAGIAVIKEEEKVEKEAVEITAEKTAIDTLVKEEVAVDSTAKAEVNANTVEKVVPETTQKSTDRSLLAIFIIAFFSGFAALLTPCVFPMIPMTVSFFTKQSKTRAKGIKNAIIYGLSIVIIYVLLGSIVSAVFGADALNALSTNVWFNVIFFLLLIVFAVSFLGAFEIMLPNSWANKVDTKADKGGLIGIFFMALALAIVSFSCTGPIVGTLLVQAAAGGNQVGPIVGMLGFSLALAIPFALFAAFPGWLNSLPKSGGWLNTVKVVLGFLELALAFKFLSNADLVLQLHLLEREVFLAIWIAIFGTLAFYLFGKIQLPHDSPLTHISVGRLSLGLLTLTFTIYMIPGLWGAPLNLISAFPPAQHYSESPYGVGSSQGGTSTSATPEIPEGAHLMAPHNIIAFTDYDLGMAYAKKVNKPVMLDFTGYACVNCRKMEQQVWPKEQILSILKNEVVLISLYVDDKRPLPAGEEIESKLRPGKKLKYVGQKWSEFQTIKYKANAQPFYVLIDNEGENLLDPVGYTPDAEEYHKWLKIGVANFKK; encoded by the coding sequence ATGAAAAAAATTATGTTACTGTTAGCTCTTTTTATAAGCGCTGTCTCTTTTTCACAAATCCACAATCCAGTAAAATGGTCTACATCGGTTGTAGCTGTTTCTGAAACCAAATATGATTTAGTTGTTCAAGCAACTATCGAAGGTGGATGGCATTTATATTCTCAAAGTGTTCCTGAGGATGGACCAATTCCAACAGCTTTTACTTTTCCTAAAAACTCCGCTTATGAATTAGTTGGAAAAGTTTCTGAAGGAACGGGGAAAACTGTTAATGATCCAGTTTTCAATATGAAGATAAAGTTTTTTGAAAATAAAGCTACGTTCAAGCAACGTATAAATGTGGTTTCAAAAAAGGCTTTTAAAATTACTGGAGAAGTTGAATTTATGGTTTGTAATGATGCCAATTGTTTACCACCAACTTACGTAGATTTAAACTTTCAAATTCCTGAAACTGCTGGAATAGCTGTTATCAAGGAAGAAGAAAAAGTAGAAAAAGAAGCGGTAGAAATTACAGCCGAAAAAACTGCAATCGACACTTTAGTAAAAGAGGAAGTTGCTGTTGATTCAACTGCTAAAGCTGAAGTTAATGCGAATACGGTCGAAAAAGTAGTTCCTGAAACGACTCAAAAATCGACTGATAGAAGTTTGTTAGCCATTTTTATTATTGCTTTCTTTTCAGGATTTGCTGCATTATTAACACCATGCGTGTTTCCTATGATCCCTATGACAGTTAGTTTCTTTACTAAACAAAGTAAAACTAGAGCTAAGGGAATCAAAAACGCTATTATCTACGGATTATCAATTGTAATTATTTATGTGCTTCTAGGTTCCATAGTAAGTGCAGTTTTTGGGGCAGATGCTCTGAATGCACTTTCAACTAATGTATGGTTTAACGTTATTTTCTTTTTACTATTAATCGTTTTTGCAGTTTCCTTTTTGGGAGCTTTCGAAATCATGCTTCCTAATTCATGGGCAAATAAAGTAGATACAAAAGCAGATAAAGGAGGATTGATTGGAATTTTCTTTATGGCTTTGGCTTTAGCAATTGTTTCTTTTTCATGTACAGGACCTATTGTTGGAACCTTATTAGTGCAAGCGGCAGCCGGCGGAAATCAAGTTGGACCTATCGTAGGAATGTTAGGTTTTTCATTGGCATTAGCTATTCCATTTGCATTATTTGCAGCTTTCCCAGGATGGTTAAATTCATTGCCAAAATCAGGCGGATGGTTGAATACTGTAAAGGTAGTTTTAGGATTTTTAGAATTAGCTTTAGCATTCAAATTTTTATCGAATGCTGATTTAGTTTTGCAATTGCATTTACTTGAAAGAGAAGTTTTCTTAGCGATTTGGATTGCCATTTTTGGAACATTAGCATTTTATCTTTTTGGAAAAATACAATTACCGCACGATTCGCCTTTAACGCATATATCTGTTGGAAGATTAAGTTTAGGTTTACTAACATTAACTTTTACGATTTATATGATTCCGGGTTTATGGGGAGCACCTTTAAACTTAATTAGCGCTTTTCCACCGGCACAACATTATAGCGAATCTCCTTACGGTGTAGGATCTTCTCAAGGAGGAACTTCAACTTCAGCAACTCCTGAAATTCCAGAAGGAGCACACTTAATGGCACCGCATAATATTATTGCCTTTACTGATTACGATTTAGGTATGGCTTACGCCAAAAAAGTAAACAAACCTGTTATGTTAGATTTTACTGGATACGCTTGTGTAAACTGTAGAAAAATGGAACAACAAGTTTGGCCAAAAGAGCAAATTTTGTCTATCCTGAAAAATGAAGTTGTGCTTATATCTTTATATGTAGACGATAAAAGACCACTTCCTGCAGGTGAAGAAATTGAATCTAAGTTAAGACCAGGTAAAAAATTAAAATACGTGGGACAAAAATGGAGTGAATTCCAAACCATTAAATACAAAGCAAATGCTCAGCCATTTTATGTGTTAATCGACAACGAAGGGGAGAACTTACTTGATCCTGTGGGTTATACACCAGATGCTGAAGAATACCACAAGTGGTTAAAAATAGGAGTAGCTAATTTTAAAAAATAG